Proteins from a genomic interval of Haemophilus parainfluenzae T3T1:
- the pyk gene encoding pyruvate kinase: MSRKLRRTKIVCTMGPATDRDNNLEKIIAAGANVVRMNFSHGTPDDHIERAERVRAIAKKLGKTVAILGDLQGPKIRVSTFKDGKIFLNVGDKFILDAELPKGEGNQEAVGLDYKTLPQDVVPGDILLLDDGRVQLKVLSTDGAKVFTEVTVGGPLSNNKGINKLGGGLSADALTEKDKADIITAARIGVDYLAVSFPRSSADLNYARELAKQAGLDAKIVAKVERAETVVDEAAMDDIILASDVIMVARGDLGVEIGDPELVGVQKKLIRRSRQLNRAVITATQMMESMISNPMPTRAEVMDVANAVLDGTDAVMLSAETAAGQYPAETVATMARVCLGAEKMPSINISKHRLDREFRDIEESVAMSAMYAANHLSGIAAIITLSHSGRTPLLMSRISSGLPIFALSRVQETLNRCALYRGVTPVHFDGESRSSAGAKAAINLLKEKGYLVSGDIVLLTQGDESAGSTNVCRTLIVE, from the coding sequence ATGTCTAGAAAATTAAGAAGAACGAAGATTGTATGTACAATGGGTCCAGCAACAGACCGCGATAACAATCTTGAAAAAATTATCGCAGCAGGCGCTAATGTTGTACGTATGAACTTTTCTCACGGTACACCAGATGATCATATTGAGCGTGCTGAGCGTGTTCGTGCGATCGCGAAAAAATTAGGTAAAACCGTAGCAATTTTAGGTGACTTACAAGGTCCTAAAATTCGTGTTTCTACTTTTAAAGATGGCAAAATTTTCTTAAATGTTGGTGATAAATTTATTCTTGATGCGGAATTACCAAAAGGTGAGGGTAATCAAGAAGCCGTTGGTTTAGACTATAAAACTCTTCCACAAGACGTTGTTCCTGGCGATATTCTTTTATTAGATGATGGCCGTGTTCAATTAAAAGTCCTTTCTACTGACGGTGCAAAAGTATTTACTGAAGTGACAGTTGGTGGTCCATTATCAAACAATAAAGGGATCAACAAATTAGGTGGTGGTTTATCTGCAGACGCATTAACTGAAAAAGATAAAGCCGATATCATCACAGCTGCACGTATCGGTGTAGATTACTTAGCTGTATCTTTCCCTCGTTCAAGTGCAGATTTAAACTATGCGCGTGAATTAGCAAAACAAGCAGGTTTAGACGCGAAAATCGTTGCTAAAGTTGAACGTGCTGAAACTGTTGTTGATGAAGCAGCAATGGATGATATCATCTTAGCTTCTGATGTCATCATGGTTGCACGTGGCGACTTAGGTGTTGAGATTGGTGACCCAGAATTAGTTGGTGTACAGAAAAAATTAATTCGTCGTTCACGTCAATTAAACCGTGCGGTTATTACTGCAACTCAAATGATGGAGTCAATGATCAGCAACCCAATGCCTACTCGTGCAGAAGTGATGGACGTGGCAAATGCGGTATTGGATGGTACTGACGCGGTAATGCTTTCGGCAGAAACTGCTGCAGGGCAATATCCAGCTGAGACTGTGGCGACAATGGCTCGCGTATGTTTAGGTGCAGAAAAGATGCCAAGCATCAATATTTCTAAACACCGTTTAGATCGTGAGTTTAGAGATATTGAAGAATCTGTAGCGATGTCTGCCATGTATGCAGCAAACCACTTAAGCGGTATTGCAGCAATCATTACCTTAAGCCACTCTGGTCGTACACCACTATTAATGTCACGTATCAGCTCAGGTTTACCAATCTTTGCACTTTCTCGTGTTCAAGAAACATTAAACCGTTGCGCATTATACCGTGGTGTGACACCCGTTCATTTTGATGGTGAATCTCGTAGCTCTGCAGGTGCTAAAGCAGCGATTAACCTATTAAAAGAAAAAGGTTATTTGGTTTCTGGTGATATTGTATTATTAACTCAAGGTGATGAATCAGCAGGCTCAACTAATGTTTGCCGTACCTTAATCGTTGAGTAA
- a CDS encoding TonB-dependent siderophore receptor has product MNFKLSLISTALLTSFSISTFAETEQAVDTNTETLEQINVQDTGIKQNGYQTTGTSVVSKAEVPVFDTPNTVNILSTKLLEDRKPESLIDALYNVSGVSQANTLGGMFDSIQKRGFGGNRDNSIMRNGLQAGPAKNFSATTETVEVLKGPASVLYGIQDPGGVVNIITKKPQQTPRYVVGGTLGNHSLWGTQLDFTGGLGNGFAYRFIYDKQEKDYWRNFGKVKNTTYAPSLSWENDKTKVLLSYEHKDILEPFDRGTNLLTATNALPDIPVSRRLDEPNNETTAKTDNIDFKIEHKLSDGWKLNAGYSYARYKYFYNQARITNINVKDVAIPAIKNKKGEITSPELSARHVRRAIEQQQGDQRVHSGTLNIVGEFGIGDIANRFVAGVDVMRNIRDIGPIYNQGIMSSDINIDHPNYTNPVAEHKNGNGNAYQYNHLKTVGVYIQDTAYFTDNFIMTGGLRYEYFDQFAGRHCLNAANCKKGQNITRTGNTDQHDGKLLYQLGAVYKFTPHIATFANYAESFRPQMSVATPVSGDLKPEQGKSFEIGAKYENSGFNATLALFNISKRNVAEAVGSGSNAQLNIVGKQRSRGVEFDLNGQITDSLSVAANYTYTKVKSLENELYPDAVNQQLSGVPKHQASLFLAYNVGEFDFGNIRVGGGARYLGSWHAYNSDYTKAYKLPHAVVYDAFIAYDTKISGKKVSFQLNGKNLADKTYYPSTSGNATNTLIPVALGYGREFIFNTKVEF; this is encoded by the coding sequence ATGAATTTTAAATTAAGCCTTATTTCAACCGCACTTTTAACCAGTTTTTCCATTTCTACGTTTGCAGAAACTGAGCAAGCCGTAGATACAAACACCGAGACGCTTGAGCAAATTAACGTTCAAGATACGGGGATTAAGCAAAATGGTTATCAAACGACAGGGACATCTGTCGTATCAAAAGCTGAAGTGCCAGTATTTGACACGCCAAATACAGTAAATATTCTTTCGACCAAACTACTAGAAGATCGTAAACCTGAATCACTCATTGATGCACTTTATAACGTCAGCGGTGTGAGTCAAGCGAATACATTAGGTGGTATGTTTGACTCTATTCAAAAACGTGGTTTTGGTGGAAACCGTGACAACTCAATTATGCGTAACGGTTTACAAGCTGGCCCAGCTAAAAACTTTAGCGCAACAACTGAAACCGTTGAAGTTTTAAAAGGACCTGCATCTGTACTTTATGGTATTCAAGATCCAGGTGGTGTGGTTAATATCATTACTAAAAAACCGCAACAAACGCCACGTTATGTCGTTGGTGGAACCTTAGGTAATCATAGCCTGTGGGGAACACAATTAGATTTTACTGGTGGTTTAGGAAATGGTTTTGCTTACCGCTTTATCTATGACAAACAAGAAAAAGACTACTGGCGTAATTTTGGCAAAGTGAAAAACACGACTTACGCACCATCTCTTTCTTGGGAAAATGATAAAACTAAAGTACTTCTTTCTTATGAACACAAAGATATTCTTGAGCCATTTGATCGTGGTACAAATCTTTTAACGGCGACGAATGCCTTACCGGACATTCCTGTATCGCGTCGTTTAGATGAGCCGAATAATGAAACAACCGCAAAAACCGATAATATCGATTTCAAAATTGAACACAAATTAAGTGACGGTTGGAAATTAAATGCGGGTTACAGCTATGCTCGTTATAAATATTTCTATAACCAAGCACGTATTACAAATATCAATGTTAAAGATGTTGCGATCCCTGCTATTAAAAATAAAAAGGGCGAGATTACCTCTCCAGAATTAAGCGCTCGTCATGTACGCCGAGCTATTGAGCAACAACAAGGCGATCAACGTGTTCATAGTGGCACATTAAATATCGTCGGTGAATTTGGTATTGGTGATATTGCTAACCGTTTTGTAGCCGGTGTGGATGTTATGCGTAATATCCGCGATATTGGACCTATTTATAACCAAGGTATCATGAGTTCTGATATCAATATCGATCATCCAAATTATACCAATCCGGTTGCTGAACATAAAAACGGTAACGGCAACGCTTACCAATATAACCATCTCAAAACCGTTGGTGTTTATATTCAAGATACCGCTTACTTTACAGATAACTTTATCATGACAGGTGGTTTACGTTATGAGTACTTTGATCAATTTGCGGGACGTCATTGTTTAAATGCTGCAAACTGTAAAAAAGGCCAAAATATAACAAGAACAGGAAATACTGATCAGCACGATGGTAAATTATTGTATCAATTAGGTGCCGTATATAAATTTACGCCACATATTGCGACATTTGCTAACTACGCTGAGTCTTTCCGTCCACAAATGAGTGTTGCAACACCTGTTAGCGGCGATTTAAAACCAGAACAAGGTAAATCTTTTGAAATTGGTGCAAAATACGAAAACTCTGGCTTCAATGCGACACTTGCATTATTCAATATCAGCAAACGTAATGTGGCTGAAGCCGTTGGTTCGGGTTCAAATGCGCAATTGAATATCGTCGGCAAACAACGTTCTCGTGGTGTGGAATTTGATCTTAATGGTCAAATTACGGATAGTCTAAGCGTAGCGGCTAACTATACCTACACCAAGGTAAAATCACTTGAAAATGAACTTTATCCTGATGCAGTAAATCAACAACTTTCTGGTGTACCAAAACATCAAGCTTCTCTATTCTTAGCTTATAACGTAGGTGAATTTGATTTTGGTAACATCCGTGTTGGTGGTGGTGCTCGTTATTTAGGTTCTTGGCATGCTTATAACAGTGATTACACAAAAGCATACAAATTACCTCATGCCGTGGTATATGATGCCTTTATTGCTTACGATACCAAAATCTCTGGCAAGAAAGTCTCTTTCCAACTTAACGGTAAAAACTTAGCAGATAAAACTTACTATCCATCCACCTCTGGTAACGCAACAAACACGTTAATCCCTGTTGCATTAGGTTATGGACGTGAATTTATCTTCAACACGAAAGTTGAGTTTTAA
- a CDS encoding MFS transporter, with translation MFVQQQNATPSNIVAFNFLLIAFLTGIASAFQTPTLSLYLSQEIQVSPFFVGLFYSVNAIIGIILSQILAKYSDKQDDRRKVMIVCCLIAVLGCLIFAYSQNYYVLIIIGTTLLGLGSSANPQSFALAREYAESSHREAVMFTTIMRTQISLAWIVGPPLSFFIALNWGFDYMYLVAGSAFLLCAGVSKLLPKIPRQSKVKNQEILDNTPPRKSVIYLFIANLLLWTCNSMYLINMPLFVINELHLNKELAGTLMGTAAGLEIPVMIFAGYLTKYFSKKRLMMIALVSGLAFYSSLLFAEQTWQLIGLQMLNAIFIGITATIGMVYFQDLMPTKMGTATTLFSNAAKSSWIIGGPIAGIIAEIWHYNSVFYVAVALIFISVACMWKVKSV, from the coding sequence ATGTTTGTTCAACAACAAAACGCAACACCATCCAATATTGTGGCGTTCAATTTTCTATTGATTGCCTTTTTAACAGGAATTGCCTCAGCCTTTCAAACGCCGACCTTGAGTTTATATCTCTCTCAAGAGATTCAAGTTTCACCTTTTTTTGTGGGCCTATTCTATTCAGTCAATGCCATTATTGGCATTATCTTGAGCCAAATTCTGGCGAAATATTCTGATAAGCAAGATGACCGTCGAAAAGTGATGATTGTATGTTGTTTGATTGCCGTGCTTGGCTGTCTAATTTTTGCTTATAGCCAGAATTATTATGTGCTGATTATTATCGGTACCACGCTGTTAGGGTTAGGTTCATCCGCTAATCCGCAATCTTTTGCTTTAGCACGAGAATATGCTGAAAGCAGCCATCGTGAAGCAGTGATGTTCACCACGATTATGCGAACTCAAATCTCATTGGCTTGGATTGTTGGGCCACCGCTTTCTTTTTTCATTGCGTTAAACTGGGGCTTTGATTACATGTATTTGGTGGCGGGTTCTGCCTTCTTACTTTGTGCAGGCGTCAGCAAATTATTGCCGAAAATTCCTCGTCAAAGTAAGGTTAAAAATCAAGAGATTTTAGACAATACGCCACCAAGAAAAAGTGTGATTTACTTGTTCATCGCTAACCTATTGCTTTGGACCTGTAACAGCATGTATCTCATTAATATGCCATTATTTGTGATTAATGAATTACATTTAAACAAAGAACTGGCGGGAACATTAATGGGGACGGCTGCGGGATTGGAAATCCCTGTGATGATTTTTGCGGGCTATCTCACCAAATATTTTAGTAAAAAGCGCTTGATGATGATTGCTTTAGTTTCAGGTCTCGCCTTCTATTCAAGTTTATTATTCGCGGAGCAAACTTGGCAGCTTATCGGATTACAAATGCTTAATGCGATTTTTATCGGTATCACCGCTACCATTGGGATGGTGTATTTCCAAGACTTAATGCCGACTAAAATGGGCACAGCCACTACGCTATTTAGTAATGCAGCAAAAAGCAGTTGGATTATCGGAGGACCTATTGCGGGTATTATTGCAGAAATTTGGCATTACAACTCTGTTTTTTATGTCGCTGTGGCACTAATTTTTATCAGCGTAGCTTGTATGTGGAAAGTCAAATCAGTTTAA
- the pgi gene encoding glucose-6-phosphate isomerase translates to MKNINPTNTQAWKALEAHQSQLAHTTIADLFKQEENRFNDYSLTFENQILVDFSKNKINQETLKLLRQLAKESALDEAINAMFTGEKINRTENRAVLHTALRNRSNTPVYVDGKDVMPEVNAVLAKMSAFCERVISGEWKGYTGKAITDVVNIGIGGSDLGPYMVTEALRPYKNHLNMHFVSNVDGTHIAETLKKVNPETTLFLVASKTFTTQETMTNANSARDWLLAAAKDNSAVAKHFAALSTNGKAVAEFGIDTNNMFEFWDWVGGRYSLWSAIGLSIALSIGFDNFEALLSGAHEMDKHFRTAPLEKNIPVTLALVGLWNTNFLGAQTEAILPYDQYLHRFAAYFQQGNMESNGKYVDRNGNVIRDYQTGLIIWGEPGTNGQHAFYQLIHQGTMLIPCDFIAPAQSHNPLGDHHSKLLSNFFAQTEALAFGKTKEEVEAEFVKAGKSLDEVKDIVPFKVFTGNKPTNSILVQKITPFVLGALIAMYEHKIFAQGVIFNIFSFDQWGVELGKQLANRILPELADKEKVSSHDSSTNGLINQFKAWR, encoded by the coding sequence ATGAAAAACATCAATCCAACCAATACACAAGCGTGGAAAGCGCTTGAAGCTCACCAATCTCAACTGGCTCATACCACGATTGCTGATTTGTTTAAGCAAGAAGAAAATCGTTTTAATGACTATTCTTTAACTTTTGAAAATCAAATCTTAGTAGATTTTTCAAAAAATAAAATTAATCAAGAAACCCTCAAATTACTTCGTCAATTAGCCAAAGAGTCTGCATTAGATGAAGCGATTAATGCCATGTTTACAGGCGAAAAGATTAATCGTACAGAAAATAGAGCTGTATTACATACCGCACTTCGTAACCGTTCAAATACACCTGTCTATGTAGATGGCAAAGATGTGATGCCAGAAGTGAATGCCGTATTAGCGAAAATGAGTGCGTTCTGTGAGCGTGTGATTTCAGGTGAATGGAAAGGTTATACGGGAAAAGCGATTACTGATGTGGTGAATATTGGTATCGGTGGTTCGGACTTAGGTCCTTACATGGTGACTGAAGCGCTTCGTCCTTATAAAAATCACTTAAATATGCACTTCGTTTCAAACGTAGATGGCACACATATTGCTGAAACATTGAAAAAAGTGAATCCTGAAACGACACTTTTCTTAGTGGCTTCTAAAACCTTTACCACCCAAGAAACTATGACCAATGCGAACTCTGCACGTGATTGGCTATTAGCTGCAGCGAAAGATAACAGCGCGGTGGCAAAACACTTCGCCGCACTTTCTACCAATGGTAAAGCGGTAGCAGAATTTGGTATTGATACCAATAATATGTTTGAGTTCTGGGACTGGGTTGGTGGCCGTTATTCTTTATGGTCTGCAATCGGTCTTTCTATCGCACTTTCAATCGGCTTTGATAATTTTGAAGCGTTATTAAGTGGTGCGCATGAAATGGATAAACATTTCCGTACCGCGCCATTAGAAAAAAATATCCCTGTAACATTAGCATTAGTCGGTTTATGGAATACCAACTTCCTTGGTGCACAAACTGAGGCAATTTTACCTTATGACCAATATTTACATCGTTTTGCGGCTTATTTCCAACAAGGCAATATGGAGTCAAACGGTAAATATGTCGATCGTAATGGCAATGTTATCCGTGATTATCAAACCGGCCTAATTATTTGGGGGGAACCAGGTACAAATGGTCAACATGCATTCTACCAATTGATTCACCAAGGTACGATGTTAATCCCTTGTGACTTTATCGCACCTGCGCAAAGCCATAATCCATTAGGTGATCACCACAGCAAATTGTTATCAAACTTCTTTGCACAAACTGAAGCACTTGCTTTCGGTAAAACCAAAGAAGAAGTAGAAGCCGAGTTTGTGAAAGCCGGTAAATCGTTGGATGAGGTAAAAGACATTGTGCCATTTAAAGTCTTTACCGGTAATAAACCGACCAACTCTATTTTAGTGCAAAAAATTACACCATTTGTTCTTGGCGCGTTAATTGCGATGTACGAACACAAAATTTTTGCACAAGGTGTGATTTTCAATATCTTTAGTTTCGACCAATGGGGCGTGGAATTAGGTAAACAATTAGCGAATCGAATTCTTCCAGAATTGGCAGACAAAGAGAAGGTTTCAAGCCATGATAGTTCAACTAATGGATTGATTAATCAATTCAAAGCATGGCGCTAA
- a CDS encoding ABC transporter ATP-binding protein/permease: protein MNWQTELNSSLSWILTALFWVIVCFSVTTLALKQTTFGQKFWHIASPSINRRNSIKIIIMLLVLFTMILLEVRFSVLNSFFYNGLYSSMQELDADKFWFFAKLNALLVLVQVIHSIADYFLQQVFEIRWLESLNKVLVKRWLENKKYYRLKYEKDLPDNIDQRIEQDAREFISSTVKIVRGMINSILTTIEFTIILWSLSGILSLFGLNIEKGVVFFIYAFIILATLMSVWIGHPLIKLNFNKEKLNGDYRYSLIRVRDNAESIAFYQGEQQEQHLLKNKFAEIIHNRWAIVLRMLGLDGFNGSVTRVAKLLPLMLQAPRFFTGQIKLGDMHQTVQAFNRLMTALSFFRLFYEEFTLYQARLNRLYGFMTKLDELDHSEVHQPMKCSNRVALSNFGIKDEQGRLLLNNLNIELKNGDALLIQGPSGTGKTSLLKAMAGIYPFETVGLVEHPCVTSLFLPQRPYMPQGTLREAICYPDIDPYHPELEKTLTDCCLDKYLHSLDVDNDWQAILSPGELQRVAFIRILLTKPEVVFLDETTSALDEPTEYLLYKTIKEQLPNMIILSVGHRGTLHQFHNKQLDLAVCIV from the coding sequence ATGAATTGGCAAACTGAACTTAACTCAAGTTTAAGCTGGATTTTGACCGCACTTTTCTGGGTGATTGTATGCTTTAGCGTGACGACACTTGCACTCAAACAAACCACATTCGGTCAGAAGTTTTGGCATATCGCATCCCCTTCGATTAATCGCCGTAATAGCATCAAAATCATCATTATGCTACTGGTGTTGTTTACCATGATTTTGTTAGAAGTGCGCTTTAGCGTACTCAACTCTTTTTTCTATAACGGGCTTTATAGCTCGATGCAGGAATTAGATGCGGATAAGTTTTGGTTCTTTGCAAAACTCAATGCACTCTTAGTATTGGTACAAGTTATCCACTCCATCGCCGATTATTTCTTGCAACAAGTATTTGAAATCCGTTGGTTGGAAAGCTTGAATAAAGTCCTTGTTAAACGATGGTTAGAAAATAAAAAATACTATCGCCTCAAATACGAAAAAGATCTGCCCGATAATATTGATCAACGTATTGAACAAGATGCCCGTGAATTTATCAGTAGTACTGTGAAAATTGTGCGCGGTATGATTAATTCTATTCTGACTACCATTGAATTCACTATCATTCTTTGGTCACTTTCTGGAATATTAAGTCTTTTTGGCTTGAATATCGAAAAAGGCGTCGTTTTCTTTATTTATGCTTTTATTATCCTCGCAACACTGATGTCTGTTTGGATTGGTCATCCGTTGATCAAACTGAACTTCAATAAAGAAAAACTCAATGGTGACTACCGTTATTCTTTAATTCGAGTGCGAGATAATGCGGAAAGTATCGCGTTCTATCAAGGTGAACAGCAAGAACAGCATTTACTGAAAAACAAATTTGCCGAAATCATTCATAACCGTTGGGCAATTGTGTTGAGAATGTTGGGATTAGATGGCTTTAATGGAAGTGTCACGCGTGTTGCAAAACTTTTACCGTTAATGCTGCAAGCGCCTCGTTTTTTCACTGGACAAATCAAACTGGGTGATATGCACCAAACTGTGCAAGCATTTAACCGATTAATGACCGCACTTTCCTTCTTCCGTTTGTTCTATGAAGAGTTTACGCTCTATCAAGCGCGCTTAAATCGTCTTTATGGTTTTATGACGAAGTTGGATGAATTAGATCATTCAGAGGTTCATCAACCCATGAAATGTTCTAACCGTGTTGCATTGTCAAACTTTGGTATTAAAGACGAGCAAGGCAGATTGTTGCTTAATAACTTAAATATTGAACTAAAAAATGGTGATGCTTTATTAATTCAAGGTCCATCTGGCACAGGGAAAACATCGCTATTAAAAGCGATGGCGGGGATTTATCCTTTTGAAACAGTTGGTCTGGTGGAACATCCTTGTGTGACCAGTTTATTCTTACCGCAGCGTCCTTATATGCCACAAGGCACGTTACGTGAAGCGATTTGCTATCCAGATATTGATCCTTATCATCCTGAATTGGAAAAAACACTGACTGATTGCTGTTTAGATAAATATCTTCATAGCCTTGATGTAGATAACGATTGGCAAGCAATTTTGTCACCGGGTGAATTACAGCGTGTGGCATTTATTCGTATTTTACTGACGAAGCCTGAAGTGGTCTTTTTGGATGAAACCACATCAGCACTTGATGAGCCAACCGAGTATCTCCTTTATAAAACAATTAAAGAGCAGTTACCCAATATGATCATTCTGAGCGTGGGCCATCGTGGCACATTGCATCAGTTCCATAACAAGCAATTGGATTTGGCTGTCTGCATCGTCTAA
- the alr gene encoding alanine racemase produces MNVKPATAKISSLALKHNLQVIKEKAPHSKIIAVVKANAYGHGVVFVSSALESMVDCFAVARLEEALSLRSNGIIKPILLLEGFFDEKDLPIIAVNNIETVVHNREQLEALKRAVVPSPIKVWLKIDTGMHRLGVSLDEVDYFYQELKKLPQIQPHLGFVSHFSRADELDSDYTQVQLDRFLQATKNKEGERTIAASGGILFWPEAHLDCIRPGIIMYGISPTDTVGAEFGLTPVMNLTSSLLAVREHKKGEPVGYGGIWTSPKDTKIGVVAIGYGDGYPRDVPEGTPVYLNGRIVPIVGRVSMDMLTVDLGEDSQDKVGDEVILWGKELPIETVAKYSGILSYELITKLTPRVITEYVD; encoded by the coding sequence ATGAACGTAAAACCGGCAACAGCGAAAATCAGTTCGCTTGCCTTAAAACATAATTTACAAGTTATTAAAGAAAAAGCACCACATAGCAAAATTATTGCCGTGGTAAAAGCAAACGCATATGGTCATGGCGTGGTATTTGTCTCATCCGCTTTAGAAAGCATGGTCGATTGCTTTGCCGTAGCACGTTTAGAAGAAGCGTTATCTTTACGCTCTAACGGTATTATTAAACCGATCTTATTGCTAGAAGGCTTTTTTGATGAAAAAGATCTGCCTATTATTGCAGTAAATAACATTGAAACGGTGGTTCATAACCGTGAACAGCTTGAAGCATTAAAACGAGCTGTAGTACCAAGTCCAATCAAAGTTTGGTTAAAGATTGATACTGGTATGCACCGTTTAGGTGTGTCGCTTGATGAAGTGGATTATTTTTATCAAGAGCTGAAAAAACTGCCTCAAATTCAACCGCACTTAGGTTTTGTGAGTCATTTTAGCCGTGCTGATGAGTTAGATTCAGATTACACTCAAGTTCAGTTAGATCGTTTTCTTCAAGCTACAAAAAATAAAGAGGGAGAGCGAACCATTGCCGCATCAGGTGGGATTCTATTTTGGCCTGAAGCCCATTTAGATTGTATTCGCCCAGGGATTATTATGTACGGTATTTCACCAACGGATACTGTCGGTGCTGAATTTGGTTTAACTCCCGTGATGAATTTAACGTCATCTTTGCTTGCTGTACGTGAACATAAAAAAGGTGAACCTGTTGGCTATGGCGGTATTTGGACCAGTCCGAAAGATACTAAAATTGGTGTCGTCGCTATTGGTTACGGTGATGGATATCCGCGTGATGTGCCAGAAGGTACGCCAGTTTATTTAAATGGTCGTATTGTTCCTATTGTCGGTCGCGTCTCAATGGATATGCTAACGGTAGACTTAGGCGAAGATAGCCAAGATAAAGTAGGTGATGAAGTGATTTTATGGGGTAAGGAATTACCAATTGAAACGGTAGCTAAATACAGTGGTATTTTAAGCTATGAATTGATTACAAAATTAACCCCGCGTGTTATAACAGAATATGTCGATTAA
- a CDS encoding replicative DNA helicase, translating into MASQRQIQSPDQKTEQVSIPPHSTEAEQAVLGGIMLSNQHWDGIAERVIAEDFYTFAHKAIFQTMEELMRNQTPIDLITLDQALKAKGISDSVGGFAYLADLSNNTPNAINILAYAEIVREKAILRELIAVGNRIAENSYSPKGKDIKMVLDEAEREVFAIAEKRSSSTEGPQNVISVLESTIARIDTLSKLENHSGVTGVTTGFVDLDKKTAGLQPSDLIIVAARPSMGKTTFAMNLCENAAMASDKPVLVFSLEMPAEQIMMRMIASLARVDQTKIRTGQNLDETEWSKIASVFGMFKQKNNLYIDDSSGLTPTELRSRARRVYRENGGLSMIMVDYLQLMRVPGFSDNRTLEIAEISRSLKALAKELEVPVIALSQLNRTLEQRADKRPVNSDLRESGSIEQDADLIMFIYRDEVYNDNSEDKGVAEIIIGKQRNGPIGRVRLAFNGQFSRFDNLAEQREYRDDY; encoded by the coding sequence ATGGCCTCACAACGACAAATCCAATCTCCTGATCAGAAAACTGAACAAGTTAGCATCCCGCCTCATTCCACTGAAGCTGAACAAGCCGTACTCGGCGGCATTATGTTGAGTAATCAACATTGGGATGGTATTGCAGAAAGAGTCATTGCTGAGGATTTTTATACTTTTGCGCATAAAGCAATCTTCCAAACCATGGAAGAATTAATGCGTAATCAAACCCCGATTGATTTAATCACCCTTGATCAAGCCCTTAAAGCGAAAGGTATTAGTGATTCTGTAGGCGGTTTTGCTTATTTAGCGGATCTTTCTAATAACACCCCAAATGCCATTAATATTTTGGCTTATGCCGAAATCGTGCGTGAAAAAGCGATTTTGCGTGAGCTTATTGCAGTAGGGAATCGTATCGCAGAAAACAGCTATTCTCCGAAAGGCAAAGACATCAAAATGGTGTTAGATGAAGCTGAAAGAGAAGTGTTTGCTATTGCTGAAAAACGCAGTTCTTCAACTGAAGGGCCACAAAATGTGATCAGCGTGTTGGAAAGTACTATTGCTCGAATTGATACCTTAAGTAAGCTTGAAAATCATAGCGGTGTGACAGGGGTCACAACGGGCTTTGTTGACTTAGATAAGAAAACAGCAGGTTTACAGCCTTCAGACCTCATCATTGTCGCTGCACGTCCTTCTATGGGTAAAACCACGTTTGCGATGAACCTTTGTGAAAATGCCGCCATGGCAAGTGATAAGCCTGTGTTGGTATTCAGTTTAGAGATGCCTGCGGAACAAATCATGATGCGTATGATTGCCTCTCTTGCTCGCGTGGACCAAACCAAAATTCGTACTGGTCAAAATTTGGATGAAACGGAATGGAGCAAAATTGCCAGCGTGTTTGGGATGTTTAAGCAAAAAAACAATCTTTATATTGATGACTCATCTGGTTTAACCCCAACAGAATTACGTTCTCGCGCGCGTCGCGTGTATCGCGAAAATGGGGGCTTGAGTATGATTATGGTGGATTACCTTCAATTAATGCGCGTGCCTGGATTTTCAGATAACCGTACCTTAGAAATCGCTGAGATTTCCCGTTCTTTAAAAGCATTAGCGAAAGAATTAGAAGTTCCTGTCATTGCACTTTCCCAGCTTAACCGTACTTTGGAACAACGTGCAGATAAACGTCCGGTAAACTCAGACTTACGTGAATCAGGCTCTATTGAGCAGGATGCTGACTTGATTATGTTCATTTATCGTGACGAAGTGTATAACGATAATTCCGAAGATAAAGGGGTTGCTGAAATCATTATTGGTAAACAACGTAACGGTCCGATTGGTCGTGTACGTTTAGCATTTAACGGTCAATTCTCACGCTTTGATAACCTTGCCGAACAGCGTGAATACAGAGATGATTATTAG